TACAGACCATCGCCGACGCTCGCCAGACCAAGTACAAGGTGAAGGGCAAGGAGCCGGAGATTCGCGAAGCTCGCCGTGCAGCTGCGGCAACGGTCAGCGATGAGGCTTTGAGTGATATCTCGGCGATGACAGGGAGACTGGTGCAGGTGAGGAAGTAGGCACTGATGTGATGGTTAGGTGAAATAAGAAAGGGGTTGGCATATTGCCAGCCCCTTTCTTTGCAATTAGTTACGCCTACGCGCGGAAGAAGTCCTTTACCTTCTGCACGAAGACATCGCGGCCCATGTCGCTGATGGCTTCGGTCAAGGGCAGGCCCTTGGGGCAGGCCTGGACGCAGTTCTGGGCGAAGCCGCACTCCTGCACGCCGCCGTCGCCGGAGAGCGCACGCAGGCGCTCTTCCTTCAGTACGGAGCCTGCGGGGTCCATGTTGAAGAGCTTGGCCTGTGCGATGGTCGCCGCGCCGACGAAGTTGGTTACATCGTTGAACTGCGGGCAGACCTCCATGCAGATGGTGCAGCTGATGCAGTTCGACAGCGGGTAGCGCTGCTCCTGAATCTGCGGAGCCTGCTTGGGGCCTGTGCCCAGGTCATACGTGCCGTCAATCGGAACCCAGGCCTTCACCTTCTTCAGGTTCTCGAAGAGAACCTGGCGGTCGACTGCAAGGTCGCGGACGACGGGGAACTTCGAAAGCGGGGCCAGCGTGATCTTGCCGCCGCCCTCTTCCATCAGCTTGTCCACCAGAGCGGAGCAGGCCATGCGGGCTTTCCCGTTGATCAGCATCGCGCACGAACCGCAGATCTCTTCCAGGCAGTTCGAGTCGTAGGTGATCGGTGTGGTCGCCTTGCCGTCCTTGGTGGTCGGGTTGAGCGCAATCTCGCCCAGCAGCGAGGTGATGTTCATGTTGGGGCGATAGGGAATCGAGAACTGTTCGACAGCTCCGTTGCCGTCGGGACCGTTCTGGCGCTTCACTTCGACTTCAATCGTGGTCGGCATCTTGTTTGAACCTCAGGGGCTTTGTAAGCTCCGGGGCTAAAGCCCCTTTCGTAGAGAGTCCTGATTCACACGGCTAAAGCCGTGTGCTTAATCCGGTTGGAGGACGGAAGTCCTCCAACCCTTGGTCTTAGTTGGAGGTGTACACGCGGGGACGCGGCTTGATGTACTGTGTGTCCACTTCCTGGTATTCGATCCTGGGTGCTCCGTCGACAAAGCTTGCCATCGTTGTCTTGAGGAAGTTCTCGTCGTCGCGCTTCTCGAAGTCGGGCTTGTAGTGTGCACCGCGGCTTTCGTCGCGCAGGCGTGCACCCTGCACGATGACGCGTGCGAGCTCCAGCATGTTGTAGAGCTGGCGGGCGAAGGCAAAGCTGGTGTTAGCCCACTGGCTCTTGTCCGAGAGGTTGATATTCCGGTAGCGGGCCAGCAGTTCGACCAGCTTGGCGTCGGCTTCGTCCAGGCCCTTGTTGTAGCGCACGATGGTGGCGTGCTGGGTCATGGTCTCGCCGAGTTCGCGCCAGATTTTGAACGGGTTCTCGGTGCCCTGGTTGTTCAGCAGAATATTGTTGTACTGCTGCTGGCGAACCAGCTCGGCCGCGTGGCCGCCGTCGCCTTCCTGCGGAACCAGACCCTTGGCGTACTCCATGGCCTTCGGTCCGGCCACGAAGCCGCCGTAGATGCAGCTGAGCAGCGAATTCGCGCCGAGGCGGTTGGCTCCGTGGATGGAGTAGTCGGCCTCACCCGCGGCGAAGACGCCGGGGATGTTGGTCATCTGGTTGAAGTCCACCCACAGGCCGCCCATGGTGTAGTGCATGCCCGGGAAGATCTTCATCGGGACCTTGCGCGGATCGTCGCCGACAAACTTCTCGTAGATCTCCAGGATGCCTTCGAGCTTGTGCTGGCGCTCGGGCGGCAGGTGCGAGACGTCCAGATAGACCATCGGCTGGCCGTCGATGCCCATGCCGTTCTCGTAGACCACCTTGAAGATCTCGCGGGTAGCGATGTCACGCGGGACCAGGTTGCCGTACTTGGGATACTTCTCTTCGAGGAAGTACCAGCGCTCGGCATCCGGGATGGAGTTGGGCTGGCGCTTGTCCTTCGGGTCACGCGGGACCCATACACGGCCACCTTCGCCGCGGGCGGATTCAGACATCAGCCGAAGCTTGTCCTCACCGGGGATGGCTGTGGGGTGAACCTGGATGAACTCGCCGTTGGCGTAGTACGCGCCCTGCTGATAGAGAGCGGACTGGGCTGAGCCGGTGCAGACGACCGAGTTGGTGCTCTTGCCGAAGATGGCTCCGTTGCCGCCGGTGCAGACAATGATGGCGTCGGCGGGGAAGGTCTTGGTCTCCATGGTGCGCAGGTTCATGGCCACAATGCCGCGGCACTCGCCCTTGCTGCCCAGGACGGCGGAGAGGAACTCCCAGCCCTCATACTTGGTGACCTTGCCTTCAGACTCGAAGCGGCGCACCTGCTCGTCCAGGGCGTAGAGCAGCTGCTGGCCGGTGGTTGCGCCTGCGAAGGCGGTGCGGTGGTACAGCGTGCCACCGAAGCGGCGGAAGTCCAGCAGGCCTTCGGGGGTGCGGTTGAAGGGCACGCCCATGCGGTCCAGAAGGTCAATGATGGCCGGACCCTGCGCGGTCATGTTCTTGACCGGCGTCTGGTTGGCCAGGAAGTCACCACCATAGATGGTGTCGTCAAAGTGCTTGTAGACGTCATCGCCTTCGCCCTTCAGGTTCTTGGCGGCGTTGATGCCGCCCTGGGCGCAGACGGAGTGCGAGCGCTTGACGGGGACGATCGAGAACAGGTCGACCTTGCCGCCCGCTTCGGCGATCTTGATGACGGAGGACAGACCCGCGAGTCCGCCACCGACGACGATAATTCTTGGAGTAGCTGCAGCCATGGTGGTTCGTATCCTCTTCAGTTATTGCTGCGGTGCGTAAGCGGGTGGAACTGCCGGGGCAGAATCTTCCGTCTGCTGGGGCAGCACATCAACCGGCGAATAAGGGCGGCTGTAGGTGACAGCGTAGATGCTGACGAGGCCCATGATGCAGAGGGCGGCGCCAACAACCGTGCAGACCCAGCCAAAACGCTTGCGGGCGACCTCGCCCGGTGTAATGCCCCACTTGGCTGCAAACAGCCAGATGCCGTAGGCAAAGTGCCAGCAGGTGGCGATCATGGCGATGCAGTAGATGGCGAACATCCATGGATTCATCAACTCATACTGCACCTTGGCATAGGCCAGGCCGGGGTGCTCAGGCAGGCTGACACCCATGAAGCGCTGACGAAGTACGTGCTGAACGATATACGCGAATGCGATCAGGCCCGTTACACGCTGGGAGAGGTACATCCAGTTTCCGGCCCACGGATAGACATTCACATTCGTACGGCCACGGACGGCGATAAAGACGCCATAGAGCGCATGGAAGAGCAGGGGAATAAAGATGAAGCCCCACTCCAGAACGCGGACCAGCGGCAGGCTGTTCAGGAACAGCACCTGCTTGGCGTAGGCCACGGGACCGTTCACGATCTCGAAGTTCGAAACAATATGCTCGACCAGGAACGCGCCGATGGGAATGATGCCGGTCAGCGAATGGAGCCGGCGCCATACAAAAGAGTTGCCTTCGCCCGCACGGAGGGGCTGAACCCCCTTCAGGGTGGGGCTGGCAGGCTGTGGGGCGGTTGTCGCCATGTGGGTGTGACCTCGGAAACGGATGTCAGCCAGAAGCTGCGGCAACCGTATTATTCCGCCCGTAGAAAACGAGGGTCAAGGAAAAGACGCCTGTCGCGTGCGATTATCGGAAAATTGTGCGATTTTTGTGCTGTACCAACTTTGGTGCACTTTTCACAAACTGTTCTTATATCGCTGACCATCTGTTGACGTGTTTCGCGCGACCTTAGGGTCGGAGGGCACGAAGATGCCAAGCGTGATTACCTGCAGTTGGAAAGAGCGAGTAAATACCCGGTCCTTCCGGAGCGGGGTTTCGCTTCACAGCCACACCAACCAGTCCAAGGAGACTCTGAACTTCATCGCCGCCATGGGCAACAAGATTCCCTGGCTGGAGCGCTTTGTGCGTTCCCGCGAAGAGAAGTGCGCCGGCCGCTACGGTCTGAAGCTGGACTTTGACCGCGCCTACTGGACTCCTCCGTTGACGCCGATGCAGGCGCTTGACCTGGAACGCAACCAGATTGAGAAGGGTCTCGACCTGCAGGCGATGGTGTCCATCACCGATCACGACGACATCAACGCGCCGCTGCTGTTGCGCGCTGCCAATGCGGACGAAGATCTGGCCATCAGCGTGGAGTGGAGCGCACCCTTCGGCGTCACAACCTTCCACCTGGGCATTCATAACCTGCCGGCGGCCACCAGCCAGCAGTGGATGGTCCGTATGGAAGCGGCGACCGCCATGCCGGATGAGCGCGAGGTTCGCGCGATCCTGGCCGAGTTGCACGAGATCAAGCAGGTGCTGATCGTCTTCAACCACCCCATGTGGGACCTGTACGACATTGGTGTGGAACGCCACGTGATGGAAGTGGAACGCTTCCTGCGCGACTGCGGCGGCTTTGTCCATGCGCTGGAACTGAACGGTCTGCGCAACTGGCAGGAGAACCGTACGGTCATCGAAATGGCGGAGCGCTGGGGCATGCTGCTGATCAGCGGCGGTGACCGCCACGGCACCGAGCCCAATGCGAACGTGAACCTGACGCAGGCCACCAGCTTTGCGGAGTTCGTGCACGAGGTCCGCATCGACCGCGTCAGCCACGTCCACTTTATGCCGCAGTATGCCGAGCCGTGGAAGCATCGCGTGCTGGAGTCGACACTGGCCGCCATCCGAAACTATCCGGAGTTTCCCGAAGGTTCGCGCCGCTGGGATGAGCGCGTCTTCCACCCGGATGCGAATGGTGTGATGCAGCCGGTATCGGCCATGTGGCAGAAAGGCCGTGCCCCCTGGTATATCGGTGCCAGCCTGACCGCTGTCCGCATGATGGGCGCAGGTCCCTTCTGGCACGGGCTGCGCATGGCCTGGAGCGAAGCCGAACCGGAGTTCAAACTGGCAGAGTAGTCTCCCGTTTAGAGTTGCCGCAGCAGCGACTCGAAGGCTCGGCCACGATGGCTGAGCCTTTGTTTTTGTTCCAGCGAAACCTCGGCCATCGTCTGCTGCAGCTCGGGCAGATAAAAAAGCGGATCGTAGCCAAATCCGCCGTCTCCGCGTGGAGTCTCCAGCACAAGGCCGTCCACGGTGCCCTCGGCGGTTTTCACCACCTGGCCGTCGCGAGCGATGGCCAGCACGCAGCGGTAGCGGCCCTGGCGCTGGTTCTGCGGAATGCCATTCATTGCTTGCAGCAGTGCAGCATTGTTGCGGCCGTCTTTGGTGGAGCCGGGTTCGGCAGGGAAGCCCAGGTCTTCGGCATAGCGGGCGGAGCGTACGCCGGGCGCTCCGTTCAGCTCCGCGACTTCAAGCCCTGAATCGTCGGCCATCACCAGCAGTCCGCGGGCGTGCTGCGAGTAGTAGACAGCCTTCGCGATCGCGTTGCCCTCGAAGGTGGGTTCGTTCTCCGGCGGTTCCGGAATAGAAGCCAGCCCCGGCAGGGGGGCGACTTCTACGTTGTGCTGCTGTGCAATCGCAGCGAAGTCGCGCAGCTTGCCGGGGTTGGTGGTTGCCAGGTAGATGGTCATGCTACTTGGATGTTATGCGAAAGCGCACGAAGGCCTGTACCGCGAACGGATGCGCTCCGTAAGCAGCTGTCAGCGCGGGAGAGGGAGAGTAGGTGGTGAACTGCGCCCCCGGAGCGGCCGTCAGGTGCGGAGCAATGTGCCAGTCGCGGTCATAGCCAAAGGTATAGGCCGCGACATGGCCTGCCGGTTCTTCGTGCGAGTCGCCGAGCAGTTCCGTGGTGCGTCCGGCAAGCTCCATGCGCGTCCACACGGAGTTCGCCTTCGCGAAGTGATACAGCGCCTCCAGTGTGTAGGAGTTCTGCTTCTTGTTGTCGGGAATCGCCCGCGTGCGGCCCCAGATCAGTGAAATGGCCAGGTTGCCCGGAGCCATGTTCATGGAACCCTGCTTGCCGATGGGGAGGTTGTACATCACTGAGGCAGTCTGCCGCGCCTGATCCTCGCCCTGGTGGGATGCCTCCGGAGCTTTGATATGCGCGATGGAGTACTGCCCGCTCCAGTTGCGTGTCGGGTTTACCGTGACGCGCGTCGAGTAGGAATCCACCCCATGGCCGTTGGCCGAGGATTGGAACTGCCAGCGTCCTTCGTCCGGCTCGCCGCCATGAAAGCCCGACTGCTCCACGCGGATCCAGCGATAAGTTACGCCCGCCGTGAAGACGTTGTAGGCAATGTGTGTCGAGTCCTGCTGGTGGTGGCCGAGCGTCGCGATAGGATCTTCCGCGGCCGACCAGCGGTGCGGATAGGCGATTGGTCCAATGGCAGGATCGCCGACAGGTGCGGCATAAAAGCTGACCAGCGTGTTCTCGCTTGGCCGCAGATCGTAGATGGCTGCAAGCTCCATCAGGAAGTTGTGCGGGTGCTGGCCATCGACAATGGGCTGGCCAAAGGCGGTTTCTCCCTGCTGAAACAGCTCCGGATAACGCCGATCGGTGATCGTCGCCGGTTCCAGCGAGAACATGGCGCGCGCCGTGAACAGGCCGGGGCCGGCCTTGCGCTGGGCCATCGGCATCACCCAGTTGGTGGAGAAGAATTTGTCCTTGCCACGCGGGCCGCTCTGCTGCGTGTCGGTCACAAAGGCGGAGCCGTGCAGCATCAGCATCCACTCGCCGTGATGCTTCATCAGCATGGGCATGGGAGTGGAGACCGGTTCCGCCGTGGTGCCGGAGGTGACATGGTTCAGGATGCTGTCAATGAAGCTGGTGGGATGGTCCATGCGCTGCATGGAGTGCTCCATGTCCAGAAGACTGGTCGTGGGTTCCATCGTCATTCCTGGCATGGAAGCGTGGTCGTGTTCCTGCGCCGTGATGGCAGCAGAGGTTGCGAGCAGGAGGAGGCCCGCGGAGATACGGCGAAACATATAGATGTCCTTTCAGCAAAAAAACAGTCAGGTGCGCGACGGTTATGCGCGCGAAGACAGGGCTGAAAGGGGAATCAGATACGGAGTGCGACCAGCTCTGGCGGTGGAGGCAAAGCAACCTCGGGCAGCGGAGCGTTGGTTACTGCCACCCTGTCAAAGACAACATGCGTCAGCGGCAAAATCTCCGCAAGCGCAAGGTCTGGCAGGCGAACCTGCGGTTCGGTGACAGCATCGCTGCGGTGATTAGCCGCGCAGCAGGAAGCAGGCTGCTGCTGGTGCGGATGCAGGGGGCAATCTGCCGGCATGTTCTGCGCCATGGCTGGAGCAGCCATGCCCGCGCACACCATGATGACGAGCATAGCGCCCAGAACAATGGCCGCTGCAAATCCGCGCATGGTGCGAAGTGTGTGCATCTTCACTCTATGATACGCGCGAAGCCCGGGAAGGTTACAGGGCTCCACGCGCATCATTGCGAAGAGGGTGCAAGTGGCGGAGGCGTAACTACCGGCTGCGGAGCAGGTGCCGCTGGCGCAGGCTGCAGAATAACAATGTCCACGCGGCGGTTCTGTGTCCGCCCTTCGTCGGTGGCATTGGAGGCAACAGGATGAAACTCCGCATAGCCAGCGGCGGAGATCAGGCCGGGATCGATCTTCGTCTGCTCAAGAATGGCGCGTGCAATAGCGGACGCGCGCGCTGACGACAGCTCCCAGTTGGAGGCGAACTGCGCGGTGTGGATGGGGCGGTTGTCGCTGTGCCCCTCCACGCGGATCTTCATGTTGGCAGGCAGCGCGGCAATAATCTTCGCAAGCGCACTTTCTGAAGCAGCCCATACTTCGGCGGAGCCGGAGGCGAAGAAGCCTGCCTCCTGCAAGGAAACGGTGATACCGTCGGCAGACTGATGCACGGAGATGGAGCCTCCGGGCTGCAGCTTGCCTGCGGACTTGCTCTGCAGGGGAGCCTGCTGTGCGGCTTGTACCTGTTGTATGGCCTGGCGGACCCTGGCCGCGATCTCTTCCGGACTGCTGCCGCCCTCTCCATCGCTCTTGCGGATGTCAGGAGCCATGGCCAGCGGCATCTCAACCGGCATGGACTGTGCTCCCGCTCCACCTTCCGTGAGTGCGGGCGTTGCCGAGTGCATCTCGAAGATGCGTGTATCCGTAAAGGCCGCCTGCATGGCCGCGGCCATACGTTGCGACTTCTTCTTGTCGCTTTGACCGGAGGCGAACAGTACCACAAAGAAGGCGAAGAGCAGGGTGATGAAGTCGGCGTAAGAGACAAGCCAGCGTTCATGGTTGACGTGTTCGGGATGTTTCTTTTTTCCCATGACGTTATGCCTTCTCCGCGTGTCCTTCTTCCATCAGGAAGGTGCGCAGCTTGGTCTCCATCATGCGCGGGTTCATGCCTTCCAGGATGCTGACGACGCCTTCGAGCATCATCTCTTTCAGCATGGTTTCTTCCCGATGGCGGATCTTGAGCTTGCCCGCAGCGGGCAGGCACACCAGGTTGGCCAGCGCTACGCCATAGATGGTGGCAACGAAGGCGACGGCGATGCCGCGGCCGACCTCGTCAATGTTGTCCAGGTGCTGCATTACCTGGATCAGGCCCAGCACGGCGCCAATGATGCCAACTGTTGGTGAAAATCCACCGGCAGATTCAAATACCTGCGGAATCTTTTCTTCGATCTCGCTCTTGTTGTCCAGCTCAAGCTGCATGATGTTGCGAACCTCGGCCGGCTCTGTGCCGTCGACGGCCAGCATCATGGCCTGCTTCAGAAAGGGATCTGTAACCTTGCCCAGTTCCTGGTCCAGCGAGACGATGCCGTCCTTGCGGGCTTTGTTGGCGAAGTCAACCAGTTGCTTGACCATGGCGTTGCCGTCGGCGCCCTTGTGCAGGAATACGGAGATGAACTTCTTTATGGCAGCCAGAAAGATGCTGAGGGGAAACTGAAGCATCACGGCACCTGCGGTGCCACCGCCGACGATCATCATGGCCGTGGGCTGCGTAATCTGGGCAAGCTTGCCGCCTTCGATCATCATGCCGCCAAGAATGCCGAGAAGGGCAAGCACAATGCCTGCAACGCTGGCGATGTCCATGGTCTTTATCCTTTACCGGGTGTGGGGTTCAGTACCGTGCGCAATCTTTGCCGTCAGAGCTTCCAGAGCAGTCGGCCATGTGGAACGCAGCAGGTTCATCTTGTAGTGCAGGGCAAGATCCATCACCTGCTGGCAGCCTTCACGCACAACGATCTTTTCTCCGGTCACCAGCGTGATCATGGTGTCCGGCGCGGCTTCGATGTACTTGATCAGCTCCGCATTCATATAGATCGTGTGGCCGTTCAGCCGTGTTAGTTCAATCATGGTGATGCACTCCGGTGCTCATTGCTGGTTATCGGCCCAAGGGGATTTCCCATTACTTTTGCGTACCGGGCTAATGTCCATGCTTGACAGGCCGATGAGGGTGGTGAACGCGGAGCCTTCCGCGAGGTGAGCCACCAACGGGCACCAGGCAGGCAAAGCGAAATTCAATCTTTTGCTGTACCAAGGAGTGAATCCCAATGTCCCTGAGTGTCCTGAACAACATCGCCGCGATTCGCGCGCAGAACAACCTTTCGCAGACGCAGAAGAGCCTGCAGAGCACGCTGACCCAGCTTTCTTCGGGTTCGCGTATCAACTCCGGTGCGGACGACGCAGCCGGCCTGGCCGTTGCCGATGGCCTGCATGCCAACGTTGCTGCCCTGAACCAGTCGGCCCGTAACGCCAGCGATGGCATCGGCCTGCTGCAGACCGCCGATGGCGCTCTGTCGCAGGTGACCAACCTGCTGAATCGTGCTGTTACCCTGGCGACCCAGGCTGCCAACGGTACCCTGAACTCGTCGCAGGTTTCCGCCGCCAACCAGGAGTACCAGAACATCCTGACCGAAGTCGGCAACATCGGCTCGACCACCAACTTCAACGGCAACACGGTTTTCTCCAGCTCGGCGACAACGATTTTTGTTTCGGACGGAACCAGCTCCGGCGCGACCGCTTTCAGCGATACGACCGGCGCCCTGAGCACCGCAAGCGTGGGTACCGATGCGGCAGGCAACAGTGTTGATTTCACCGCTTCCGGCGTTGCGACTCTGACGGCCTCCACGGCGCAGACCGTGTTGACCAGCCTGACCACCGCCATTGCGGACGTTGCCTACCAGCGCGGTCAGCTTGGCGCCAACATCAACCAGCTCAGCGCGGCACAGTCGGTCGTCGCATCCCAGAGCGAAAACCTGACATCGGCTGAGTCCAACGTTCGTTCGACGGACTACGCCAGCGCCACCAGCGACCTGGCCAAGTTCCAGGTGCTGAGCCAGACGGGCATCAGCGCCCTGGCCCAGGCCAACCAGGTGCAGCAGCAGGTCCTGAAGCTCCTGCAATAATTCATGCGTTTCTTCGGGCGGATGGGAGCTACTCAAGTCCCATCCGCCATTTTTTCTTGCAGTAAGTTAATCCATCGTCAGGGATGTTTGGCAACTGACGTGCGAAGAGTCTTGGCATGGGGACAGTCGGTCTTACATTCGGTTCAGCTACCAGCGGAAACGGCTTTGACGTGGCCACGACCGTCAATTCGATCGTTGCCATTCGCCAGGGGATTGAGACGCCATGGAAAAACCAGCTCACCAGTCTGCAGAGCCAGGACACGGTGCTCTCCCAGATTGGGACAGACCTGGCGACGCTTTCAAGCAGCCTGACCAGTCTTACGGACTTCAACGGCGTTCTGGCGCAGAAGCAGGGTTCCAGCTCCGCCGCCAATATTCTTTCTCTCTCATCGGCATCAAGCACAGCGGTTGCCGGGAGTCATACCGTGGTTGTGCAGTCGCTGGCACAGACCTCCTCTCTGTATTCCAGTACCATCTCCAGCGCGACGGCCTCCATCAGCGGATCACTCACGATTCAAGTCGGCAGTGATACAGGGCAGGCCGTGGATGTTCCCTCGGGGGGAAGTCTTACCGACTATGCCACGGCGATTAACGCTGCCGGCATCGGTGTCCGCGCAAGTGTCATCAGCGATAGTTCAGGTGCCCGTCTCTCGCTCGTTAGCCAGACCAGCGGCTCAGCCGGTGCGTTGACCGTGACCGGCAGTATCAGTGACAGCAGCGGAAACTCAATCACTCTGCAGCAGGGACAACAAGCCAGGGATGCGCAACTGACGGTCGATGGCGTAGCGATCACCAGCAGTTCCAATACGGTGAGCGGAGCCATTCCCGGAGTGTCGTTTCAGCTTGTTTCCGCGGACCTGAACACACCCGTTCAGGTTGTGATCGCTAATGACAACTCCTCGATTGAAACAGCCTTCAACAGCTTTGTGACCGCCTATAACACGGTATCGAAGGAACTGACCGCGCAGTCGACGGTCAGCAGCGGAGGCACGGCCCCGGCTCTATCGGGAACCTCCACGCTTGCCTTATTGCAGCAGCAGTTGACTTCAGCTTTGTTTGGCGGAGCTGGCAGCGGATCGATCAAGAGTATCGACCAGTTGGGCATCACGGTTCAGAAGGATGGCACGCTCAGCTTCGATGCGACCGGCCTGGAAGCGACCCTGACAAGGCACTTTGATGATGTTGTTGGATTTTTGCAGAACACGGGTAGCTTCGGTCAGCATTTTCGTTCGGTGGTCGATGGGCTTGGCTCTGGCTCTACGACCGGCATTATTTACGGTG
Above is a genomic segment from Terriglobus tenax containing:
- a CDS encoding succinate dehydrogenase → MATTAPQPASPTLKGVQPLRAGEGNSFVWRRLHSLTGIIPIGAFLVEHIVSNFEIVNGPVAYAKQVLFLNSLPLVRVLEWGFIFIPLLFHALYGVFIAVRGRTNVNVYPWAGNWMYLSQRVTGLIAFAYIVQHVLRQRFMGVSLPEHPGLAYAKVQYELMNPWMFAIYCIAMIATCWHFAYGIWLFAAKWGITPGEVARKRFGWVCTVVGAALCIMGLVSIYAVTYSRPYSPVDVLPQQTEDSAPAVPPAYAPQQ
- the rdgB gene encoding RdgB/HAM1 family non-canonical purine NTP pyrophosphatase, whose product is MTIYLATTNPGKLRDFAAIAQQHNVEVAPLPGLASIPEPPENEPTFEGNAIAKAVYYSQHARGLLVMADDSGLEVAELNGAPGVRSARYAEDLGFPAEPGSTKDGRNNAALLQAMNGIPQNQRQGRYRCVLAIARDGQVVKTAEGTVDGLVLETPRGDGGFGYDPLFYLPELQQTMAEVSLEQKQRLSHRGRAFESLLRQL
- a CDS encoding flagellar motor protein MotB — translated: MGKKKHPEHVNHERWLVSYADFITLLFAFFVVLFASGQSDKKKSQRMAAAMQAAFTDTRIFEMHSATPALTEGGAGAQSMPVEMPLAMAPDIRKSDGEGGSSPEEIAARVRQAIQQVQAAQQAPLQSKSAGKLQPGGSISVHQSADGITVSLQEAGFFASGSAEVWAASESALAKIIAALPANMKIRVEGHSDNRPIHTAQFASNWELSSARASAIARAILEQTKIDPGLISAAGYAEFHPVASNATDEGRTQNRRVDIVILQPAPAAPAPQPVVTPPPLAPSSQ
- a CDS encoding flagellin, translated to MSLSVLNNIAAIRAQNNLSQTQKSLQSTLTQLSSGSRINSGADDAAGLAVADGLHANVAALNQSARNASDGIGLLQTADGALSQVTNLLNRAVTLATQAANGTLNSSQVSAANQEYQNILTEVGNIGSTTNFNGNTVFSSSATTIFVSDGTSSGATAFSDTTGALSTASVGTDAAGNSVDFTASGVATLTASTAQTVLTSLTTAIADVAYQRGQLGANINQLSAAQSVVASQSENLTSAESNVRSTDYASATSDLAKFQVLSQTGISALAQANQVQQQVLKLLQ
- a CDS encoding flagellar FlbD family protein, translating into MIELTRLNGHTIYMNAELIKYIEAAPDTMITLVTGEKIVVREGCQQVMDLALHYKMNLLRSTWPTALEALTAKIAHGTEPHTR
- a CDS encoding flagellar motor protein — encoded protein: MDIASVAGIVLALLGILGGMMIEGGKLAQITQPTAMMIVGGGTAGAVMLQFPLSIFLAAIKKFISVFLHKGADGNAMVKQLVDFANKARKDGIVSLDQELGKVTDPFLKQAMMLAVDGTEPAEVRNIMQLELDNKSEIEEKIPQVFESAGGFSPTVGIIGAVLGLIQVMQHLDNIDEVGRGIAVAFVATIYGVALANLVCLPAAGKLKIRHREETMLKEMMLEGVVSILEGMNPRMMETKLRTFLMEEGHAEKA
- a CDS encoding PHP domain-containing protein translates to MPSVITCSWKERVNTRSFRSGVSLHSHTNQSKETLNFIAAMGNKIPWLERFVRSREEKCAGRYGLKLDFDRAYWTPPLTPMQALDLERNQIEKGLDLQAMVSITDHDDINAPLLLRAANADEDLAISVEWSAPFGVTTFHLGIHNLPAATSQQWMVRMEAATAMPDEREVRAILAELHEIKQVLIVFNHPMWDLYDIGVERHVMEVERFLRDCGGFVHALELNGLRNWQENRTVIEMAERWGMLLISGGDRHGTEPNANVNLTQATSFAEFVHEVRIDRVSHVHFMPQYAEPWKHRVLESTLAAIRNYPEFPEGSRRWDERVFHPDANGVMQPVSAMWQKGRAPWYIGASLTAVRMMGAGPFWHGLRMAWSEAEPEFKLAE
- the fliD gene encoding flagellar filament capping protein FliD, whose amino-acid sequence is MGTVGLTFGSATSGNGFDVATTVNSIVAIRQGIETPWKNQLTSLQSQDTVLSQIGTDLATLSSSLTSLTDFNGVLAQKQGSSSAANILSLSSASSTAVAGSHTVVVQSLAQTSSLYSSTISSATASISGSLTIQVGSDTGQAVDVPSGGSLTDYATAINAAGIGVRASVISDSSGARLSLVSQTSGSAGALTVTGSISDSSGNSITLQQGQQARDAQLTVDGVAITSSSNTVSGAIPGVSFQLVSADLNTPVQVVIANDNSSIETAFNSFVTAYNTVSKELTAQSTVSSGGTAPALSGTSTLALLQQQLTSALFGGAGSGSIKSIDQLGITVQKDGTLSFDATGLEATLTRHFDDVVGFLQNTGSFGQHFRSVVDGLGSGSTTGIIYGAQRENTAKERALNDSISATEDRIANFKTQLTSQLTAANQILQSIPDQLGQVDKIYAAITGYNTKG
- the sdhA gene encoding succinate dehydrogenase flavoprotein subunit; amino-acid sequence: MAAATPRIIVVGGGLAGLSSVIKIAEAGGKVDLFSIVPVKRSHSVCAQGGINAAKNLKGEGDDVYKHFDDTIYGGDFLANQTPVKNMTAQGPAIIDLLDRMGVPFNRTPEGLLDFRRFGGTLYHRTAFAGATTGQQLLYALDEQVRRFESEGKVTKYEGWEFLSAVLGSKGECRGIVAMNLRTMETKTFPADAIIVCTGGNGAIFGKSTNSVVCTGSAQSALYQQGAYYANGEFIQVHPTAIPGEDKLRLMSESARGEGGRVWVPRDPKDKRQPNSIPDAERWYFLEEKYPKYGNLVPRDIATREIFKVVYENGMGIDGQPMVYLDVSHLPPERQHKLEGILEIYEKFVGDDPRKVPMKIFPGMHYTMGGLWVDFNQMTNIPGVFAAGEADYSIHGANRLGANSLLSCIYGGFVAGPKAMEYAKGLVPQEGDGGHAAELVRQQQYNNILLNNQGTENPFKIWRELGETMTQHATIVRYNKGLDEADAKLVELLARYRNINLSDKSQWANTSFAFARQLYNMLELARVIVQGARLRDESRGAHYKPDFEKRDDENFLKTTMASFVDGAPRIEYQEVDTQYIKPRPRVYTSN
- the sdhB gene encoding succinate dehydrogenase iron-sulfur subunit encodes the protein MPTTIEVEVKRQNGPDGNGAVEQFSIPYRPNMNITSLLGEIALNPTTKDGKATTPITYDSNCLEEICGSCAMLINGKARMACSALVDKLMEEGGGKITLAPLSKFPVVRDLAVDRQVLFENLKKVKAWVPIDGTYDLGTGPKQAPQIQEQRYPLSNCISCTICMEVCPQFNDVTNFVGAATIAQAKLFNMDPAGSVLKEERLRALSGDGGVQECGFAQNCVQACPKGLPLTEAISDMGRDVFVQKVKDFFRA